One Sanguibacter sp. HDW7 DNA window includes the following coding sequences:
- a CDS encoding MFS transporter, whose amino-acid sequence MSTTTPTVPTPTVPAPPDERRSWRPMIALALGQVLMSFNVAALPVSLGGMVSEFGAPPTTVAMGVVMYGLAVAALVMAGAKIGQRVGWLRMFRIAVAVFAVAQAAMLLAPTITWVIAAQTLAGATAAIIVPALVALIAENYRGRQQATAIGSLGSARAASGVTAFFVGGLLGTLVGWRPVFGILLVLAVVVLVMSKDLRADRGDRTVKIDLVGAVLVGSAVVGLTLGVNNLNAWGILKVAESAPFSIVGLSPAIGLVVVGVVLLQAFVVWTRRRTARGEVPLLDLHVLRSGRERAAMYAMFVIVALEAALNFTVPLYTQIVQGRTPFDTALAMMPFNLTVFVAALLVVKFYTRHNPRQIAVFGFTLSTVALVWLSVVVTNNWETFPTILGLVVFGIGQGALVTLVFNVLVTASPKELAGDVGSLRGTTQNLASAVGTALASAILVALLGMGVTRAVADHPVLPDSIVAEAGLDSLDFVSNAELEQVLTDAGLDPDQVVVTVDTVADARLGALRSGLLVLAGFSALAIFPASRLPRYRPHEIPDPCPSEG is encoded by the coding sequence ATGAGCACGACCACCCCCACCGTGCCCACACCCACGGTCCCAGCACCGCCCGACGAACGACGCTCGTGGCGCCCCATGATCGCCCTGGCCCTCGGCCAGGTCCTCATGTCCTTCAACGTCGCCGCCCTGCCCGTCTCCCTCGGCGGCATGGTCTCCGAGTTCGGCGCACCGCCGACGACCGTCGCGATGGGCGTCGTCATGTATGGCCTCGCTGTCGCCGCGCTCGTCATGGCCGGCGCCAAGATCGGCCAGCGCGTCGGCTGGCTGCGCATGTTCCGCATCGCCGTCGCCGTGTTTGCCGTCGCCCAGGCTGCGATGCTCCTCGCGCCGACGATCACCTGGGTCATCGCCGCCCAGACCCTTGCCGGCGCGACCGCCGCGATCATCGTCCCGGCCCTCGTCGCGCTCATCGCCGAGAACTACCGCGGCCGCCAGCAGGCCACCGCGATCGGCTCGCTCGGTTCCGCCCGCGCCGCCTCCGGCGTCACCGCGTTCTTCGTCGGAGGCCTGCTCGGCACGCTCGTCGGCTGGCGTCCCGTCTTCGGGATCCTCCTCGTCCTCGCCGTCGTCGTCCTCGTCATGTCGAAGGACTTGCGCGCCGACCGCGGCGACCGCACCGTGAAGATCGATCTCGTCGGCGCCGTCCTCGTCGGGTCCGCCGTCGTGGGTCTCACGCTCGGCGTCAACAACCTCAACGCCTGGGGCATCCTCAAGGTCGCCGAGAGCGCCCCCTTCAGCATCGTCGGGCTCTCCCCCGCGATCGGTCTCGTCGTCGTCGGCGTCGTCCTCCTGCAGGCCTTCGTCGTCTGGACCCGGCGCCGCACCGCCCGGGGCGAGGTTCCCCTCCTCGACCTGCACGTCCTGCGCTCGGGCCGCGAGCGCGCAGCCATGTACGCGATGTTCGTCATCGTCGCGCTCGAGGCCGCGCTGAACTTCACCGTGCCGCTCTACACGCAGATCGTCCAGGGACGCACACCGTTCGACACCGCGCTCGCGATGATGCCGTTCAACCTCACGGTCTTCGTCGCCGCGCTCCTCGTCGTGAAGTTCTACACGCGCCACAACCCGCGCCAGATCGCCGTGTTCGGCTTCACGCTCTCGACCGTCGCGCTCGTGTGGCTCTCGGTCGTCGTGACGAACAACTGGGAGACCTTCCCGACGATCCTCGGCCTCGTCGTCTTCGGCATCGGGCAGGGAGCACTCGTCACGCTCGTCTTCAACGTCCTCGTCACGGCCTCGCCCAAGGAGCTCGCGGGCGACGTCGGCTCGCTGCGCGGCACGACGCAGAACCTCGCGTCCGCCGTCGGCACCGCGCTCGCCAGCGCGATCCTCGTCGCGCTCCTCGGCATGGGCGTCACCCGGGCGGTCGCCGACCACCCCGTCCTGCCCGACTCGATCGTCGCGGAGGCAGGGCTCGACTCGCTCGACTTCGTCTCGAACGCCGAGCTCGAGCAGGTCCTCACGGACGCCGGGCTCGACCCCGACCAGGTCGTCGTGACGGTCGACACCGTCGCCGACGCACGCCTCGGAGCGCTGCGCTCAGGCCTGCTCGTCCTCGCCGGGTTCTCGGCCCTCGCGATCTTCCCGGCCTCGCGGCTGCCGCGCTACCGCCCGCACGAGATCCCCGACCCCTGCCCGAGCGAGGGCTGA
- the glsA gene encoding glutaminase A — translation MTLLATPPLHAPPTPVSTGHLPDHGTVAAVLADAYQRHVDTTAGTVADYIPALATADPDAFGLALAGVDGHVTAVGHAYETFSIQSVSKAFVYALACETHGHRAVRDLIGVNATGLGFSSVMAIELHDGHPMNPLVNAGALATTALMPGASPVARWLALQNGLAAFAGRPLALDIDVYESEAATNQRNRALAHLLASYGHLDADPEETLDLYTKQCSILVTARDLAVMGATLADGGVNPVTGQQVVHPAVARDTLAVLASAGMYEHSGEWLFEIGLPAKSGVSGAVLSVAPGKGALAAWSPPLDHVGTSVRARRATEHVTRPLGLDIFASAPCTPEAHR, via the coding sequence ATGACCTTGCTCGCCACGCCACCGCTCCACGCCCCGCCTACCCCCGTCTCGACCGGTCACCTCCCCGACCACGGGACCGTTGCCGCCGTCCTCGCCGACGCGTATCAGCGTCACGTCGACACGACGGCCGGCACCGTCGCCGACTACATCCCCGCCCTCGCCACCGCCGACCCCGACGCCTTCGGGCTCGCGCTCGCAGGCGTCGACGGCCACGTCACCGCCGTCGGCCACGCCTACGAGACCTTCTCCATCCAGTCCGTCTCCAAGGCCTTCGTCTACGCCCTCGCCTGCGAGACCCACGGGCACCGCGCCGTCCGCGACCTCATCGGCGTCAACGCCACCGGCCTCGGCTTCTCCTCCGTCATGGCCATCGAGCTCCACGACGGCCACCCGATGAACCCGCTCGTCAACGCGGGCGCCCTCGCCACCACCGCGCTCATGCCCGGCGCGAGCCCCGTCGCCCGCTGGCTCGCCCTGCAGAACGGCCTCGCCGCCTTCGCCGGGCGCCCCCTCGCCCTCGACATCGACGTGTACGAGTCCGAGGCCGCGACCAACCAGCGCAACCGCGCGCTCGCCCACCTCCTCGCCTCCTACGGCCACCTCGACGCCGACCCCGAGGAGACCCTCGACCTCTACACCAAGCAGTGCTCGATCCTCGTCACCGCCCGCGACCTCGCCGTCATGGGCGCAACCCTCGCCGACGGCGGCGTCAACCCCGTGACCGGCCAGCAGGTCGTCCACCCCGCCGTCGCCCGCGACACCCTTGCCGTCCTCGCCTCTGCAGGCATGTACGAGCACTCGGGCGAGTGGCTCTTCGAGATCGGCCTGCCCGCCAAGTCCGGCGTCTCCGGCGCCGTCCTGTCCGTCGCGCCCGGCAAGGGCGCCCTCGCCGCCTGGTCACCACCCCTCGACCATGTCGGCACGTCCGTCCGCGCGCGCCGCGCGACCGAGCACGTCACCCGCCCCCTCGGCCTCGACATCTTCGCGTCCGCCCCCTGCACCCCGGAGGCCCACCGATGA
- a CDS encoding MarR family winged helix-turn-helix transcriptional regulator, producing the protein MTSPSMTESGRVVVALHELLAAVDAGSERLLRASSGHSLATVTFLSILADAQRTAALDGATDPTDLAPTGPWVRDLTTLADCLGVTRAAVSKRVPTLVEQGLVLTSADPRHARRVRLALTVTGAAVVADATARLDAWLAGDLAGRLDLPALHAALTAAIAALAP; encoded by the coding sequence GTGACCAGCCCCTCCATGACCGAGTCCGGCCGGGTCGTCGTCGCCCTCCACGAGCTCCTCGCGGCCGTCGACGCCGGCTCCGAGCGGCTTCTGCGCGCCTCCTCCGGGCACTCCCTCGCCACTGTGACCTTCCTCTCGATCCTGGCCGACGCGCAGCGGACCGCAGCCCTCGACGGCGCCACCGATCCCACGGACCTCGCCCCGACGGGCCCGTGGGTCCGCGACCTCACGACCCTCGCCGACTGCCTCGGCGTCACCCGCGCAGCCGTCTCCAAGCGCGTGCCCACGCTCGTCGAGCAGGGCCTCGTCCTCACCTCCGCCGACCCCCGCCACGCGCGCCGCGTCCGGCTCGCGCTCACCGTCACGGGCGCCGCGGTCGTCGCCGACGCGACCGCGAGGCTCGACGCCTGGCTCGCCGGCGACCTCGCCGGCCGCCTCGACCTCCCCGCCCTCCACGCCGCACTCACCGCGGCCATCGCCGCGCTCGCCCCCTAG
- a CDS encoding NAD(P)H-dependent oxidoreductase, with amino-acid sequence MPRTLVVVGHPLPGSFTRALADAYVAGLRAGGEDRVTVLELATADLPHDPPARAALRAPDGATDHLEPGVAAMVDALEEAEHVVVLFPMWWGGPPAVLKAWADRVVLSGVAYRGGGAALPEKLLRGRTARIVMTMDSPRWWNQLVYRDSAVTQLSRATFWYTGVRTVGVDRLTVVKTSTPARREAWLARVASRGRRDATRGVAPGPVLDLARR; translated from the coding sequence ATGCCCCGCACGCTCGTCGTCGTCGGACACCCCCTGCCCGGCTCGTTCACCCGCGCCCTCGCCGACGCCTACGTCGCCGGTCTGCGGGCCGGGGGTGAGGACCGCGTCACGGTGCTCGAGCTCGCGACGGCGGACCTGCCCCACGATCCACCCGCACGCGCCGCGCTCCGTGCGCCCGACGGCGCGACCGACCATCTCGAGCCGGGCGTCGCCGCGATGGTCGACGCGCTCGAGGAGGCCGAGCACGTCGTGGTCCTCTTCCCGATGTGGTGGGGCGGGCCGCCCGCCGTCCTCAAGGCGTGGGCCGACCGCGTCGTGCTCTCCGGCGTGGCCTACCGGGGAGGCGGCGCCGCGCTCCCCGAGAAGCTTCTGCGCGGCCGCACCGCGCGGATCGTCATGACGATGGACTCCCCGCGCTGGTGGAACCAGCTCGTCTACCGCGACTCGGCCGTCACCCAGCTGAGCCGCGCGACCTTCTGGTACACGGGCGTCCGGACCGTCGGCGTCGACCGGCTCACCGTCGTCAAGACCTCGACGCCCGCACGGCGCGAGGCCTGGCTCGCGCGCGTCGCGTCGCGCGGACGACGCGACGCGACGCGGGGCGTCGCTCCGGGTCCGGTCCTCGATCTCGCGCGTCGCTGA
- a CDS encoding bifunctional 3'-5' exonuclease/DNA polymerase, whose translation MYVVVVPMPGGRTALTTVSADGPPRILRTVDDDALAASVVELERTLHPRWTWADTEHAYPPLLAAGVRVDRCHDLRLCRAILRHSLWTAMSVLGRSAPDAWDAPRRPAPAPGAPATAEPLFELGRAAPPPDPVVELRAQLMALQTAGRHAARLGTLLAAESVGALVAAEMHAAGLPWRADVHDQILARELGARVPDGYRPALMEAKAAEVRDALGVGPVNPDSPVDLLAALRRAGLPVTSTSKWELQAVAHPVVAPLLEYKTMSRLFTANGWTWLDTWVHDGRFRPVYVVGGVVTGRWASDGGGALQLPHVVRDAVRADDGWRFVVADAAQLEPRVLAAMSGDGAMARAGRATDMYEGIVASGAVVDRQHAKYGMLGAMYGGTQGVSGQVLPQLRRAFPAAIGLVERAAEAGERGEQVMTWLGRTSPLPESGGVSPGGGAWGRPGTGSQDDGGGAGAGLAGPPGEGGGEGPSDERAVERAERSSASASQSRARAWGRFTRNFIVQGTAAEWALCWMAVLRQRLHALAVADTESSDAGSSDAGPSDAGPSDAGPLGAGSPDTGSPDTGDDASRGILGATAGPHLVFFLHDEVVIHTPAHLADEVVRIVEESAVEAGRILFGPAGENGVEFRLSVAAVTSYADAK comes from the coding sequence ATGTACGTCGTCGTCGTCCCCATGCCCGGGGGCCGCACCGCGCTCACGACCGTGAGCGCGGACGGTCCGCCGCGCATCCTGCGCACGGTCGACGACGACGCGCTCGCAGCGAGCGTCGTCGAGCTCGAGCGCACGCTCCACCCACGATGGACCTGGGCGGACACCGAGCACGCCTACCCGCCGCTGCTCGCGGCCGGCGTGCGCGTCGACCGCTGCCACGACCTGCGCCTGTGCAGAGCCATCCTCCGGCACAGCCTGTGGACAGCCATGTCGGTGCTCGGCCGCAGCGCCCCCGACGCGTGGGACGCACCACGCCGCCCTGCCCCCGCACCGGGCGCCCCCGCGACCGCCGAGCCGCTCTTCGAGCTCGGCCGCGCAGCCCCTCCGCCCGACCCTGTCGTCGAGCTCCGTGCCCAGCTCATGGCGCTGCAGACCGCGGGACGTCACGCCGCACGACTCGGTACGTTGCTCGCCGCCGAGTCCGTCGGCGCGCTCGTCGCCGCCGAGATGCACGCCGCCGGCCTGCCCTGGCGCGCCGACGTCCACGACCAGATCCTCGCGCGCGAGCTCGGCGCCCGCGTGCCCGACGGCTACCGGCCCGCCCTCATGGAGGCCAAGGCCGCCGAGGTCCGCGACGCGCTCGGCGTCGGCCCCGTCAACCCCGACTCCCCCGTCGACCTCCTCGCCGCGCTGCGCCGCGCGGGCCTGCCCGTCACCTCGACGTCGAAGTGGGAGCTGCAGGCGGTCGCGCATCCCGTCGTCGCGCCCCTGCTCGAGTACAAGACGATGTCACGCCTGTTCACCGCGAACGGCTGGACGTGGCTCGACACCTGGGTGCACGACGGCCGGTTCCGACCCGTCTACGTCGTCGGCGGCGTCGTCACGGGCCGCTGGGCGTCCGACGGCGGCGGCGCCCTCCAGCTCCCGCACGTCGTGCGCGACGCGGTGCGCGCCGACGACGGGTGGCGTTTCGTCGTCGCCGACGCGGCCCAGCTCGAGCCCCGCGTGCTCGCCGCGATGAGCGGCGACGGCGCGATGGCGCGTGCGGGCCGCGCGACGGACATGTACGAGGGCATCGTCGCCTCGGGCGCCGTCGTCGACCGGCAGCACGCGAAGTACGGGATGCTCGGCGCGATGTACGGCGGCACGCAGGGTGTCTCCGGGCAGGTGCTGCCGCAGCTCCGACGCGCGTTCCCCGCCGCGATCGGCCTCGTCGAGCGCGCCGCGGAGGCCGGGGAGCGCGGCGAGCAGGTCATGACGTGGCTCGGGCGGACGTCGCCGCTGCCGGAGTCCGGTGGCGTCAGCCCTGGTGGCGGCGCGTGGGGACGTCCCGGGACCGGATCACAGGACGACGGCGGCGGGGCCGGTGCGGGGCTCGCGGGGCCGCCCGGCGAGGGCGGCGGTGAGGGCCCCTCCGACGAACGCGCGGTCGAGCGCGCCGAACGGTCCTCGGCCTCCGCGAGCCAGTCGCGCGCCCGAGCCTGGGGACGGTTCACCCGGAACTTCATCGTTCAGGGGACCGCCGCCGAGTGGGCCCTGTGCTGGATGGCCGTGCTCCGGCAACGGCTCCACGCGCTCGCGGTCGCGGACACCGAGTCGTCCGACGCAGGGTCGTCCGACGCAGGACCGTCGGACGCAGGACCGTCGGACGCAGGACCATTGGGCGCGGGATCGCCCGACACGGGATCGCCCGACACGGGCGACGACGCCTCCCGAGGCATCCTCGGGGCGACCGCCGGGCCGCACCTCGTCTTCTTCCTCCACGACGAGGTCGTCATCCACACGCCCGCGCATCTCGCGGACGAGGTCGTACGGATCGTCGAGGAGTCGGCGGTCGAGGCTGGGCGCATCCTCTTCGGCCCCGCGGGCGAGAACGGCGTGGAGTTCCGCCTCAGCGTCGCCGCGGTGACGAGCTACGCGGACGCGAAGTAG
- the trpS gene encoding tryptophan--tRNA ligase, which translates to MSETATLDAARARSARLEQQIAQNPGQFRVLTGERPTGPLHLGHLVGTLANRVRLQEAGVELMLILADYQVITDRDEIGDLRATIREILLDYVAVGIDVEKATIFTHSSVPALNQLLLPFLSLVSVAELDRNPTVKAETAATGGRAMSGLMLTYPVHQAADILFCHGNVVPVGQDQLPHLEMTRVVARRFNQRYSPDAPYFPEPAALLAPSPTVLGTDGTKMSKSRGNALMLSATEDETARWVKRAKTDTERRITYDPARRPEVANLLDLLALATGEDAAAAAERIGDGGAGVLKRELTEALVEHLRPLRERRAAAASSGDDVLEILRRGNARANELADATLADVRRLMGTDY; encoded by the coding sequence ATGTCCGAGACCGCGACCCTCGACGCTGCGCGCGCCCGCAGCGCCCGCCTCGAGCAGCAGATCGCCCAGAACCCCGGCCAGTTCCGCGTCCTCACGGGTGAGCGCCCGACGGGGCCGCTGCACCTCGGCCACCTCGTCGGCACGCTCGCCAACCGGGTGCGTCTGCAGGAGGCGGGGGTCGAGCTCATGCTCATCCTCGCGGACTACCAGGTCATCACGGACCGTGACGAGATCGGCGACCTGCGCGCGACGATCCGCGAGATCCTCCTCGACTACGTCGCCGTCGGCATCGACGTCGAGAAGGCGACGATCTTCACGCACTCGTCGGTCCCCGCGCTCAACCAGCTGCTCCTGCCGTTCCTCTCGCTCGTCTCCGTCGCGGAGCTCGACCGCAACCCGACGGTCAAGGCGGAGACGGCCGCGACGGGCGGCCGTGCGATGAGCGGCCTCATGCTCACGTACCCCGTGCACCAGGCGGCGGACATCCTCTTCTGCCACGGCAACGTCGTGCCCGTCGGGCAGGACCAACTGCCGCACCTCGAGATGACGCGCGTCGTCGCCCGCCGCTTCAACCAGCGGTACTCGCCGGACGCGCCGTACTTCCCCGAGCCCGCCGCGCTGCTCGCCCCGTCGCCGACCGTGCTCGGCACGGACGGCACGAAGATGAGCAAGTCGCGCGGCAACGCGCTCATGCTCTCGGCGACGGAGGACGAGACGGCGCGCTGGGTCAAGCGTGCGAAGACCGACACGGAGCGACGCATCACGTACGACCCCGCGAGGCGTCCGGAGGTCGCGAACCTCCTCGACCTGCTGGCGCTCGCGACGGGCGAGGACGCGGCCGCGGCCGCCGAGCGCATCGGCGACGGCGGCGCGGGCGTCCTCAAGCGTGAGCTCACGGAGGCGCTCGTCGAGCACCTCCGCCCCCTGCGGGAGCGGCGTGCCGCCGCGGCGTCGTCGGGCGACGACGTGCTCGAGATCCTGCGCCGCGGCAACGCGCGCGCGAACGAGCTCGCGGACGCGACGCTCGCCGACGTCCGACGACTCATGGGGACCGACTACTGA
- the surE gene encoding 5'/3'-nucleotidase SurE: MRTLITNDDGIDSPGLTVLARVALAAGHDVVVAAPRRESSGASASLMGAEDDGRLVVERRSPPGLPDGVESFGVRATPALITMVAAHGGFGPAPDLVLSGVNRGANTGHATLHSGTVGAAHAASTHKILGMAVSLNSADPQHWDTAEHFTARVLAWLLEHPDPSGVVNLNVPDRPLADVIGLRRAPLASFGMVHARIRELDQGHLTLTYTGTDASSEPRSDAGLLSRGWATVSLLRAPVADDDAPLPSDEPGPTRKDAPVDLVDAGVLTGQDLPVDR, encoded by the coding sequence GTGCGCACGCTCATCACGAACGACGACGGCATCGACTCCCCCGGGCTCACGGTGCTCGCACGCGTCGCGCTCGCCGCCGGTCACGACGTCGTCGTCGCGGCACCGCGACGCGAGTCCTCGGGCGCGAGCGCGTCCCTCATGGGGGCGGAGGACGACGGGCGGCTCGTCGTCGAACGTCGCTCCCCACCGGGGCTCCCCGACGGCGTCGAGTCGTTCGGCGTCCGGGCGACGCCCGCGCTCATCACGATGGTCGCCGCCCACGGCGGCTTCGGGCCCGCGCCCGACCTCGTGCTCTCGGGCGTCAACCGCGGCGCCAACACAGGGCACGCGACCCTGCACTCGGGGACGGTCGGCGCCGCGCACGCCGCGAGCACCCACAAGATCCTCGGCATGGCGGTGTCGCTCAACTCCGCGGACCCGCAGCACTGGGACACCGCCGAGCACTTCACGGCCCGTGTGCTCGCGTGGCTGCTCGAGCACCCCGACCCGAGCGGCGTCGTCAACCTCAACGTGCCCGACCGGCCGCTCGCCGACGTCATCGGGCTGCGTCGTGCACCGCTCGCGAGCTTCGGCATGGTCCACGCTCGCATCCGCGAGCTCGACCAGGGTCACCTCACGCTCACGTACACGGGCACGGACGCGTCGAGCGAGCCCCGCTCGGACGCGGGGCTGCTCTCGCGCGGGTGGGCGACGGTGTCGCTGCTGCGTGCGCCCGTCGCCGACGACGACGCTCCGTTGCCGTCCGACGAGCCCGGGCCGACGCGCAAGGACGCGCCCGTCGACCTCGTCGACGCAGGCGTGCTCACCGGACAGGACCTCCCGGTCGACAGGTGA